A genomic stretch from Microtus pennsylvanicus isolate mMicPen1 chromosome 9, mMicPen1.hap1, whole genome shotgun sequence includes:
- the LOC142856706 gene encoding olfactory receptor 5AK2-like, giving the protein MTQGNDTKVTDFYLLGFGVQHDIQCVLFIVFLVIYGTSMLGNTGMILLINTDSRLQTPMYFFLQHLAFVDICYTSAITPKMLQIFIAEDKSITFEGCLIQLFIYAIFATSDCYLLAVMAVDRYVAICKPLRYPIIMSRQVCIQLVAGSYLMGTINSSVHTGFTFSLSFCNLKINHFFCDIPPIVTLSCYSKDTNFMLILIFVGFNLTYTVLVVILSYIYIMAAILKMSSTAGRRKTFSTCASHLTAVTIFYGTLAYMYLQPHSDKAEENMKVASVFYGIVIPMLNPLIYSLRNKEVKDAIKATGKRFFRLNLSY; this is encoded by the coding sequence ATGACCCAAGGAAATGACACCAAAGTCACTGACTTCTATCTTCTAGGATTTGGGGTCCAACATGATATTCAGTGTGTTCTCTTCATTGTGTTTCTTGTCATCTATGGGACATCCATGTTGGGTAACACTGGGATGATCCTCCTCATCAACACAGACTCCAGACTTCAAACCCCCATGTATTTCTTCTTACAACATCTGGCTTTTGTTGATATCTGCTACACATCTGCCATCACGCCAAAGATGCTACAGATTTTCATAGCAGAAGATAAATCAATAACTTTTGAGGGATGTTtaatacaattatttatttatgcaatattTGCAACCAGTGACTGTTACCTCCTCGCTGTTATGGCAGTGGACCGTTATGTGGCGATCTGTAAGCCCCTTCGCTACCCCATAATCATGTCTCGACAAGTGTGCATCCAGCTGGTAGCTGGTTCTTATCTCATGGGGACAATAAACTCCTCAGTGCACACAGGATTTACATTTTCGCTGTCCttctgtaatttaaaaatcaatcactTTTTCTGTGATATTCCCCCAATTGTCACTCTTTCATGCTACAGCAAGGACACTAACTTCatgctaattttaatttttgttggaTTTAACCTGACATACACTGTGCTGGTCGTTATCCTCTCCTACATATACATCATGGCCGCCATTCTAAAGATGTCCTCCACTGCAGGAAGGAGGAAAACCTTCTCCACGTGTGCCTCCCATCTGACAGCAGTCACCATTTTCTACGGGACCCTTGCTTACATGTACTTACAGCCTCATTCTGACAAGGCTGAGGAGAATATGAAGGTGGCCTCTGTGTTTTATGGCATTGTGATTCCCATGTTGAACCCTCTGATCTACAGCTTGAGAAACAAGGAGGTCAAAGATGCTATAAAAGCCACAGGGAAAAGGTTCTTTAGATTGaatttaagttattaa